The region TTGGCAATGATACTTATCCTTGTGCCGGTTGTACCGGCCGCGGCATCCAGCACAGTTTACTATACACACACGTTTACAGCCAACCCGACAGTTGGCAATAATACGCTGAGCGGCCGTGTTTGGAATTTCAGCCTGGCTGCCACCGGTGTGCCCGAGACCGCCCGAGGCGTGCGCTTCCGTGTCGGCGAAGCGGCAGGTCAAACCGTGACAGTAGGCACGGCTGCGCCCGATGAACCTATTGCGCGAGTTAATATTGAAGCCGCCATCAGCGGCGGCGCAGCCAATGATACGACGTTGTCAGTCAGCATCGGCGGCTATCAAATCGATGAGGTCGTTACCCCGTCCGGACAAAACACAATGTTTCAATTTACCAACACCGAAGGACGCACCGGCGAAATCGTAATCACCATGAGCCGAGCCACGACGGGCAATCAGGACTCGTTCCTGCGCTCAATCACGATATACACCGCTGCAAACATGCCCACCGTCGGCATCTTTTATTCGCATACGCTGGCGGCTACACCGACAGCAGGCTATAATACGTTGGGTGACCTAGTTTGGCATTTCAACATGGCCGGCACAGCCGCCGTTGAAGGCGGCGCCAATGGCCGCGGCGCACGTTTCCTTGTCGGCGATAACAACCCGCAGGAATTGATTGTGAAAACAACGACAGCGATACCTGTTTCTCGCATCGGCATTGAAGCTGCTATGGGCGGCGGTGCTGCAAATGATACAACTCTATCTATCACCATCGGCGGGCAAGTGATTGTTGCCGATGAACCGTTGACCGGCAGCAACACCAATTACCGCTATGATGTAGATCACTTGACAGGCGAAGTTGTTATTACATTAAGAGCAACTGCCCCCGGCTTACAATCTTTTTTACGTTCCATCACGCTATATACCGGTGATTTGAGTAAACGGGGTCATCGAAGTGAGTATCACACGCATACATGGCGCTGCAATCACGCTGCTTTCGTGCCGGACGAAGCCTATGTACAAGCTGCCATCCGCAATGACTTTACCATCCTTGGCTTTGCCGACCATGCGTTACTTCCATGGATTTATTACGAAAACGGCGTTTGGGGCAGTTACCGCCTAATGGAAGATTACATCAGCTCTATTCGCTCTTTGCAGGAACAATTTGAAGATGACATCGATATCTATCTCGGCTTTGAAGCCGATTGGCATCCGACACTCTATCCCTATTATCGATGGCTGCTCGACAACGGCGTTGTCGATTATCTGGTTCTTACCCAGCATTTGTTTGGCTTCGAAGACACTTTCAATACATTCTACAATTTCGGCGCAAACAGCTTAGCGGCCGTGCGCCGTTATGCAGAATCGACGATTCAGGCAATGGAAACCGGTCTATTCCCTTATTTTGCACACGCCGATTATTTCATGATGTACATTCACGAGTGGTGCGACGCAGTTGAACACTACGCGCGGCAAGTTATTGAAACCGCATCGAGACTGGGCATCGCTTTGGAAATCAATCAAGGTGAATTAAACAATCCATCGCGGCCAATCGGCGGCCAAATGCGGACACGGTACCCATATCCGGCGTTTTGGAGCGTCGTGGCTGAACTCCAGCAAGACTATGCTGAAGGGCGGCGTGAACACGATGTTATCGCCGTCATTGGCGTAGACGCTCACGACCCCGGCTCTTTTAATGAAAATAGACGAACCAGAGCCATGACGTTTGCTGCCAACCTCGGCGTTACTGTCACGGAAGGCCGCCTATACAGCATCTATAGACGAACCCCAAACCCTGCTGTATGGTGCAGTGATACAAATACAATTTTACAACCATTTGTTATACCCGGCCGTGAGCCTTTGTCATACCGTCCTGCCAATCCGGCAGCGCAAACGCCGCTATTCAGCATCAATCCGGCGGATTACACGGCCACCACCATGGGAGTCGGCACGACCAGCACGATAACCACAGCCGCAGTAGATGCCAATTTAGGCGGCGGCATTATGTTCCACAATACCAACGGCTTGGCACCGAATGCTACATATATGTTCACGCAACCTATCAGCGCCCATTTGAATGACTTGATTCGGTTTGATATCGACACCCATCGAGTACACGCCAGCATCCAATTATTGCTTGAAACACCGGCAGGTCAACGCATAGCAGTACTTAATCCACACATCAAAGGCGTTAACTCACTGGACAGAGGTTCTGGCGAAATTCGACCTCACGCTCATATGGACGGATATTTCATCGTCCGTGAAATGAACGTCGGCGCAAGTTGGAGCCATGCAAGCGCAACATTTGGTAACGCACCTGTTGCCAATTATGCCAATACTGAAGGATATATCCAAATCAGCGGGCTTCGTGTCATCCCGGCTCGCGGTGAAGCTGCTTGCCTGCCTTGCAGCAGAGCCTATACTGCTGGCTTACTGCTCGAGCGCGTTTGTGGCCATCTCGGCGGCGGAACAGGTCGTGCCAACGCGTATATACACATCAAAGAGTTGGCGGTGGAAACTGTTACCGGCAATCGCAATATAGTCCCTGTAACCAGTATAGGCATTGAAGCTCCATCACGCAGTATTAGCATGATGGTCGGCCAAGAGCTGACATTATCAGCCGCGGTGTCACCGTCCTATGCCACCAATCCCGAAGTAACCTGGACATCTGATGATTCGTCCCGGGCAACTGTTGATGCCAATGGTCTGATAGCGGCTGTTTCTCCCGGCATCGTCATGATTTTGGCAGAAGCCGATGGCCGTACAGATGCAGTAGCCGTACACGTAACTCCTTTCGACCCAAGTCCTCGTGCCATGCAAGTACGTATCATCGGTACAGTTGCGGCCGGCGAAACGCTGAGTGCTGGCTACGAATTCTCTGACCCTGCCGATGTTGCCGAAGAAGGCAGCATCTTCCAATGGCAAATGTCAGATGGTACTGGATTTGTTGACATACCGGGTGCAACAGGCAACACATTTGTCGTAACTGAAGCTCAGCATTTCAGCAGAATACGTGTTGTCGTAACGCCGAGAAACGCCAATGGGATTTTGGGGAA is a window of Oscillospiraceae bacterium DNA encoding:
- a CDS encoding PHP domain-containing protein, whose protein sequence is MKRYLKKTLATILALAMILILVPVVPAAASSTVYYTHTFTANPTVGNNTLSGRVWNFSLAATGVPETARGVRFRVGEAAGQTVTVGTAAPDEPIARVNIEAAISGGAANDTTLSVSIGGYQIDEVVTPSGQNTMFQFTNTEGRTGEIVITMSRATTGNQDSFLRSITIYTAANMPTVGIFYSHTLAATPTAGYNTLGDLVWHFNMAGTAAVEGGANGRGARFLVGDNNPQELIVKTTTAIPVSRIGIEAAMGGGAANDTTLSITIGGQVIVADEPLTGSNTNYRYDVDHLTGEVVITLRATAPGLQSFLRSITLYTGDLSKRGHRSEYHTHTWRCNHAAFVPDEAYVQAAIRNDFTILGFADHALLPWIYYENGVWGSYRLMEDYISSIRSLQEQFEDDIDIYLGFEADWHPTLYPYYRWLLDNGVVDYLVLTQHLFGFEDTFNTFYNFGANSLAAVRRYAESTIQAMETGLFPYFAHADYFMMYIHEWCDAVEHYARQVIETASRLGIALEINQGELNNPSRPIGGQMRTRYPYPAFWSVVAELQQDYAEGRREHDVIAVIGVDAHDPGSFNENRRTRAMTFAANLGVTVTEGRLYSIYRRTPNPAVWCSDTNTILQPFVIPGREPLSYRPANPAAQTPLFSINPADYTATTMGVGTTSTITTAAVDANLGGGIMFHNTNGLAPNATYMFTQPISAHLNDLIRFDIDTHRVHASIQLLLETPAGQRIAVLNPHIKGVNSLDRGSGEIRPHAHMDGYFIVREMNVGASWSHASATFGNAPVANYANTEGYIQISGLRVIPARGEAACLPCSRAYTAGLLLERVCGHLGGGTGRANAYIHIKELAVETVTGNRNIVPVTSIGIEAPSRSISMMVGQELTLSAAVSPSYATNPEVTWTSDDSSRATVDANGLIAAVSPGIVMILAEADGRTDAVAVHVTPFDPSPRAMQVRIIGTVAAGETLSAGYEFSDPADVAEEGSIFQWQMSDGTGFVDIPGATGNTFVVTEAQHFSRIRVVVTPRNANGILGNPLTSEAFGPVLAPCTCDCDLCIDCECLIDSQDGLCDCHLDMTGLFNIFNFSDTLWMSEPHMVGAETAVYAIRVGGEYRFINVGGQWPRTNLFLPEVISIPHTSWNNLYLYFDVTVETGSSIVLFHGDTGYSINRSITNNVDAASGDLRSGTFRGSISLADVFSNTTQGASLTPFAGDTFNLTNMRIFAVNGNVIFREFRIAGTDDSGLDPNVAIDFANKTLTGFTADGSYTINGTAVTPTDGVLPLADVWFNTTVTIGNAGGTQELFIPAPPTVPTGLTAISTNVVAENNGRITGVTDAMEFSTDGGDTWTPVTGNEITNLSLGDVLVRVSGTATAFASAAATVTIEAGPLVDTWAEAKDAPNSWAIADMIRTRQHGIVGDALPAGVLYREGAPRWFIAEVLANYMVVYTGLADIDAVVAAWLTEGHTPFATDFPDVPANHPRYTQIMALATM